In Silene latifolia isolate original U9 population chromosome 6, ASM4854445v1, whole genome shotgun sequence, the genomic window caaagtcatcattctacaagcttacgtggtaacaaatctgctctggaacTACACCCGGAACACCCCTTAACCACCATCACCACCTACATCACACCGACGCCATATCTACCGTGTTAGCCGCCGTCGTTGTTGCAGGATGTAGCATCTTCGAATGGATGACGCCGAGTATATGGCCGATGAATATGATATGGAAGAAATCGCTGATGATATGCAAGAAGATTTTCGCGACAGAGATGGCGTTTCGGATTCAGATAATGACGAATATGATTTTATGGTTAGTTGTTTTGATTGTTGtaattttgctttttttttttttttttttcattttaaccGTAAATTCGTGTTTTTGGTTTACTTTCAATTTTAAATTAGTGTGTTTGTTCTGATTTTCAGTGTAAATTCGAGTTTTGGTATGATTTTAGTATCAAAAGGTATGAGTTAATGGTTTGTTAATTTGATTGTTATAATTTGAAGTgtaaatttttgtttttattttgagtTTTGAGTTTTGGTAGATGAATTTggttatttttgaattgtttATGATTGAAGGATGATAGACGGGCGAATACTACAGCTATGCAGACTAAATGTGGAAGAGATATTCAAGGAATTTCTTGGGAAAGGCTTAGTGTTACCCGAGAAAAGTATCGCGAAACGAGGATTGAGCAATATAAGAACTATGAAAATGTTTCGAATTCTGGTAAAGTTTCGGAGAAAGTATAATGGTTTTGATTTTACTGGTAttaatagataacaattgactaaTACTCCCCATAATGGAAATTAATCACGAAGGGAGTAACAATCACCCATTCACAATGAAGATAATTAATAAGATTTGGTTACATTAATGTTCTGCCCAAGTTATCCTCTGACAGGTTGAACCtttctgtttctttttttttttttaatgagaaAAAGGAGGCCGAAGCCGATTATATAGCTATGGATCGAGTAACACTCATTCCTTGAACATCCCGAGCCATCACGTCGTCTTGGATCCCGTGTGGAGGGATGTTAAGCTCATGGTCACCAAAAGGAAATGTCAATGTCATCTTCGATAGTTTGTCCACGCTGAAATTAGCTTCGCGATAGACGTGTCGAATCAAATATTGCCCACCTTACAACAGCCGCTTACAATCCTTGATAAGAGGCTCGTAAAATAGATTATCAATCATCCCCTTTTATTGATGAGGTTTACTACCACTTGTGAGTCGGACTCAATGATAAGTTGTTCCACGCCTATCATGCGTGCCAAATTTAGACCAAACCACACTCCACGTAGCTCGGCTAACATCACTGTAGAATGTCCAAGATTTATCACGAAGCCAAATATCCAATTTCCGCTATTATTTCGAAATATTCCGCCTGCACCCGTTGGACCAGGATTACTTTTAGAGCATCCGTCAACATTCAGGATTACCTTTATATAAGCTGGCCCACTTATATTTTTCAACTAAGTCTATGAATTTTACAATAAATTTTACTCTGCACTTACTCTTTGGTTTCTATGAATGTTCAGGTAGCATTGTCAACAAGAAGTTCAGGTCCTCTTAAATGATTAAGTGTCCGCGACAATATTACTTCCTCCAGCAACTCTATAGATCTCTGCAAAGTAACCAAATCAATTGTACAAGTGCCACACATAGTAGTCGTGCAGGGTTCAAATTTCACTGAAAAAATAAATAAGTTCTTAAATTTACATCTATTAAAACATTTTatgtcaatctaatttatttttcaaatatgTGACATATGATAAAGTGAGGCAATTCGACTACACACTTAAAATGTGAATTAGTTAACTATAATAATGCAAAGGACGCTGGTAACCCCGTTACACACGACTACCTTATGGTACTATAAATATTGTTTCCGACTCAAGCGAAAATTATAACGAGccaaaaaataattaaataaccaaaccgcgAGCTTGTATTTCTAGATAAAGTACTAATTAAAAAGTAAAAACAGTTTAAAAAATGTTCTTAGTAAAggtaactcaaaaaaaaaaaaaatattgcttCTTTGGCTAACACTTCGTCGAACATGTTGATCAGGTTACTCGAAGAATCGCAAAACTGATAGACTCCGAAGACTGTGTGTATTCCAATTTTAGCATGTAGAAAAATGCGCAACAATTTCCttttaataaaatttatttatAATCGAAATTAGTACCTTATACGATATGCGCAACAATTTCCTTTTAAGAAAGAGCATTTGAGTTTTAGGTGTGGCAATTTCAACGTTTAACTGTTTGACGACATTATTATGGAACTTTAAAAGGGTTGTTTTTGAGTATCTACAATTTGTCCCTGCTTCATTCAATCAAGCACAACAAGGCATCTATGCCCATATCCCATAATTCCCAAACTGCTTTCAGTGAAGCAAAATTAAAGGTTATAGGAGTAGTAAAGACGATTTATTGATTTGTAAACTCGCTTTTCTCCTCAAATTAACAGGAAAAAAAGCATCACAACAATGAAGTACTATGCATGCCAACACAGCTGAGTAGAGCATCTGCAACCCCAGTAACCCTCATCTCAAAAGCATAAATTTGAACCAGCTATTAGATTGGCATACGACATTTGATGAATAGAGACATTACGATCATAATTTTTCCAATGTGAATGCTTCGAAATCAATCAAACACACAAATCAATGGTCCCCTAAATGAAAATTCCTTTTTTTCCTCTAACAGATTAAAAATTCATTCTTCTCTTAATGATTTATAACCATATTGGTCCGTTGGTCCCAAAATAATGCCTAACCGGCTAACCCACTTATGTTTTACAGCACAAAATGAACGGATATGTTTTTCTTTCAGCAATTGTCCCAACACATGACTATGCACATTCAACCCTCACAACCACCAAAAAGTAGCAAAAAGCATAATTGAGCATAAAACATTATCATGAGAACGGCCAGCCAATGTTCGTGAGCTTAACTGCGAAAGTCATAAACGGAGTTTGAAACCCGTTAACATTAATTAAAGTTGCCATTATAAGATCccttaataaaatatataaacaaGTTAGAGTAGCTTACTGTTCAACGATGAAAGCGAAAATCTGATCATTATTGACCCGAGAAACATTAAGCTTTCGAAGCGACCCATAGCTTCGAGTAATAAGCAATCGGAGCATCCGATCAACGTTCTCGGGTTGACAAACACTGCTCCACTCATCAATATCAATCTCTTGCCAACAATAAGGTCCCTGAACTGCTTTTCCCCATGACTTACAAACTCTAGGTATTACTGTTAATATATCTTCCAAAGGCAATTTCTTGAAAATAATTCCCAATGCATCTGGTATCATCTCATCCCATTGTCTATAATCACTTCCCCCTTCTTCTCCCATATATATTTACCTTCAGAAATACGCAAACAAACCGAAAACTCACAATTAATACAATAATACACTAAAGTTACAGTATTTTTCATCTGGGTAGTCTTAATTATTGCTACCATATTGAAATATGCTCCattcgtctcaatcatttatttacatttaatcGTATTTAATCAATGGTAAACAAATGGCTGACACGGAGggagtaaaaacctgtaattacTACACTAAAGTTACTCTTTTTCATCTGGGTAGTCTTAATTCTTGCTATAATATTGAAATATACTCACTCCATCTCAAACTCTCAATCATTTATCCACATTTTATCATATTTTTAATCAAattggtaaacaaatgattggtaaATTAGGTAATTTTAACAACACTTTTTTTTAGCAAATTAAGGTGAAAAGATTCCAACTTTACAATCTAAACCTCAAATAATTGATGTAACACATTAGATCCTCAAATTATTCACTAAACCCatcaataaaaatccaaaaattcacTAATTTAACTAAAAAATGTGATCTAAACTTCACATTTTACACCTTTTTGCAATAATTTCCAACAAATTAAGCAAAACAAGAACCAAAATGCACATTAAAAAGCTAAAAACATGAACATAAAATCAACAAAAAGATAGTTTTTTGTTAATTAAAAACAAGCATACCTTAAAGATAGATTTTTGTTAATTAAAAACTTTCAGGTATTCGTTCCTGGAAAGTTTGAAACTTTTAGCCCGGACATGAAGAGGGAACATCGAAttataaaaaaatttcaaaacacaTTACAACTGATAGCCCTCACAATTTTGATCAATTAAAAATCTCAAATAACAAATTCTagaaaattagattagaaattaatctctcttattctccaattaattttccattttaatcaaagttgtaatctttcttccaaATTAATGTAATTCATCTTTAGTTTATTTAAGTTTTACAattatcaatagtttacatttacattagTGGGTATGTAACACATGGACTTTGTATATTACTAATACTATTTTAATAAAAtatgcattcattttacatgacGCCACTAATCGATTTACATTTtcgcaaaaataaaataaaatggtggaTGCCGCGTGCGAAGCCGCGGCTCATTTCAACTAGTGTCAATCAAACGAAATCTCAGGTAAAATACGGTACGCGATCGGCCATACATACATGcaacagctagtcttgctatagatggatatattcgtctatagttaaagacgggtcaaatagtttgaaagtggtgacatttttggtcccaaccaccccacttgttgcttgtcctattaggaataTAATATTATATTTGGCTCATTTTTAGTTATAGatggatatgtgccgtctataatgagattttgtgtacaTGCAAATTCAATGACAAAAAAGTCCGTCTTAAGTTTTCCCACTTGTAAAGCTGCAATTGCCATTTGCTTTGTACAACTCTTTATTAATCATATTTGGCGTGATTCACATTTGATTAGACAAACGAAATGCAATTTTTAATTTCATATACAGCAAGTCTTGCGATGAGGTTACTTTTGCAAAATGTCACCCATTTAAGatgaaaatgtaaccattttaagGTAAATAATTTTTAAAGCTATAATAGTTTGTCATTAAAATGGTAACATTTTGTAGTTAAAATGGCGACATTTGGCCCGTCTTCAGCTGAAGACCAAATATGGCTGccatcaatgagaatttgtgtttcacATAATAGGTTACTTTTGC contains:
- the LOC141587936 gene encoding F-box protein FBW2-like, with product MGEEGGSDYRQWDEMIPDALGIIFKKLPLEDILTVIPRVCKSWGKAVQGPYCWQEIDIDEWSSVCQPENVDRMLRLLITRSYGSLRKLNVSRVNNDQIFAFIVEQYSKTTLLKFHNNVVKQLNVEIATPKTQMLFLKRKLLRISYKRSIELLEEVILSRTLNHLRGPELLVDNAT